One stretch of Roseimicrobium sp. ORNL1 DNA includes these proteins:
- a CDS encoding cupin domain-containing protein, translated as MKPTLIIAAIIAALNLMTSPAATAADKEKEPVEIKEIFKRAHPELSDKEVLVKRIELQPGASAPPHVHPGMVIGYVERGSIEFQLKDGPLLKLKTGDTFFEPPGAHHMVAKNLDPANVAVIIAFVENPKGAPLSTPLEGHGKH; from the coding sequence ATGAAACCGACCCTCATCATCGCTGCCATTATCGCAGCCCTTAACCTCATGACTTCTCCTGCTGCCACTGCTGCGGATAAAGAGAAAGAGCCTGTGGAGATTAAGGAGATCTTCAAGCGCGCCCATCCTGAACTTTCCGACAAGGAGGTGCTGGTGAAGCGCATCGAACTCCAGCCCGGAGCCTCTGCTCCTCCGCACGTGCATCCCGGCATGGTGATCGGATACGTGGAGCGTGGCTCAATAGAGTTTCAGTTGAAGGACGGACCGCTTCTCAAGCTGAAGACAGGCGACACCTTCTTCGAGCCACCAGGTGCCCACCACATGGTGGCGAAGAATCTCGACCCCGCGAACGTCGCGGTGATCATTGCCTTCGTGGAGAACCCCAAGGGCGCACCACTATCCACGCCGCTGGAAGGTCATGGAAAACACTGA
- a CDS encoding DoxX family protein — protein sequence MENTEPKLHRNSPSPSVYILVEWSLRVSLAAAFLSAVADRFGFTGAPGAPNVAWGTWQPFVDYTGTLLFFLPKALLLPAAVAATAAEVLLALWLLTGWQTKLAAYGSALLLLTFALTMTLALGVKAPLNYSVFTAAAAAFALGAMKS from the coding sequence ATGGAAAACACTGAACCCAAGCTGCACCGGAATTCACCTTCGCCTTCCGTGTACATCTTGGTCGAATGGTCGCTGCGAGTAAGTCTTGCAGCGGCCTTTCTTTCCGCGGTGGCGGATCGCTTTGGGTTCACCGGGGCTCCGGGTGCACCCAATGTGGCTTGGGGAACCTGGCAGCCTTTTGTCGATTACACGGGGACGTTGCTCTTCTTCCTGCCCAAGGCTCTCCTTCTACCCGCAGCGGTGGCAGCCACGGCTGCTGAAGTTCTACTCGCCTTGTGGTTGCTGACGGGCTGGCAAACCAAGCTCGCCGCATATGGCAGCGCCCTGCTCCTGCTGACCTTTGCATTGACCATGACACTGGCGCTTGGGGTTAAGGCCCCGCTGAACTATTCTGTCTTCACTGCGGCTGCTGCTGCCTTCGCCTTGGGAGCGATGAAATCATGA
- a CDS encoding RNA polymerase sigma-70 factor, with product MIEVFTEHRKTLFGIAYRMLGRVSEAEDMLQEVWLRWQKQDACTIDSPKAWLVSTMTRLCIDQLRSARREREEYYGVWLPEPLMATCAMEPDKAAAVSDSLTMAFMMMLESLDPVERATFLLREVFDYDYADTAAIVGKSEVNCRQIVRRAKAQLQARPQSNLTPNAQAQRLVEQFFQAAETGRVEELLAILTEDATVYSDGGGRVRAAGRPICSADHVSRFFIGIWPRLPEKTEWRVTTVNGRLGALLRSEGEVYGAFAFDVDEQQVENIYLVLNPEKLKHLAWDM from the coding sequence ATGATTGAAGTCTTCACGGAGCATCGCAAGACCCTCTTCGGTATAGCCTACCGTATGCTCGGTCGCGTGTCTGAAGCAGAAGACATGCTGCAGGAGGTGTGGCTTCGCTGGCAGAAGCAGGATGCCTGTACCATCGACTCGCCCAAGGCCTGGCTGGTCTCCACCATGACCCGGCTGTGCATTGATCAACTGCGCTCTGCCCGGCGGGAGCGCGAAGAGTATTACGGTGTCTGGCTGCCGGAGCCTCTGATGGCCACGTGCGCCATGGAGCCTGACAAGGCGGCGGCTGTGTCGGATTCACTCACCATGGCCTTCATGATGATGCTGGAGTCGCTCGACCCCGTGGAGCGCGCGACCTTCCTTCTGCGTGAAGTCTTTGACTACGACTATGCGGATACCGCCGCCATCGTGGGAAAGAGCGAGGTGAACTGCCGGCAGATCGTCCGCCGTGCAAAGGCCCAGCTTCAAGCACGTCCTCAATCGAACCTCACGCCCAACGCGCAGGCCCAGCGCCTCGTGGAGCAGTTCTTTCAAGCGGCGGAGACCGGGCGCGTGGAGGAGTTGCTCGCAATCCTGACGGAGGACGCCACGGTGTACAGCGATGGCGGCGGCCGCGTGCGCGCGGCAGGCCGGCCCATTTGCAGTGCGGATCACGTGAGCCGCTTCTTCATCGGCATCTGGCCACGACTGCCAGAGAAGACGGAGTGGCGTGTCACCACAGTAAATGGCAGGCTGGGAGCGCTCCTACGCTCAGAAGGGGAGGTCTACGGCGCCTTCGCTTTTGATGTCGATGAGCAGCAGGTGGAGAACATCTATCTTGTGTTGAACCCCGAGAAGCTCAAGCACCTGGCGTGGGACATGTAG
- a CDS encoding acyltransferase: protein MLLLVVAAVVLAQDLTGRLFGKWRTCKVATASTNLPEMVKPRYPGALPELEHLKRQLRLTQDGRALRGPFSSMADTQAGEGRFSLGEKTMWVQPYADHSKGPQQARYELWTPHPVPHWLRWPIYLGAAIFLWGKVRRYYHTHPISEGKLAYLEALRGIACLVVVVTHFVELFYQELNDPVVQGKAWYDIVSLHRHVPFASLMNAGAFAVDTFFVLSGFVLFLPFAGPGPVDMTRAREAFLRRPVRLFGVLAVVMTFVWLLRQSGIYFANSHVPPQLTAGFFVDLSMAFTTAVQYSPVFWTIRIELWGSFIIYLMAMLVGGSWARWLTYPVLAWVLRDGPYVNFIFGALMADMFKSLHLPTSWQWIRSIAPACFILGLLIGLQMDHGNLEQGFDHWLGGYLPYFNVLFTTRGPGLVGAILLVSALLLSPWLQRFFTKRSLNRLGRQSYAIYGVHQVIIYAFMCWIFLFLVPIHPASVRDIWPTGGYYHLGVLITLVIYLVLVWLASLTLTAFVDEPCMKLAQKLARLVSGSRQQEARKDHAHDPKTTLTSVVAAPER from the coding sequence GTGCTTTTGCTCGTTGTGGCGGCAGTAGTGCTAGCCCAAGACCTCACGGGGCGGCTCTTTGGCAAATGGCGCACCTGCAAGGTGGCTACCGCCAGCACCAATCTGCCTGAGATGGTGAAGCCACGCTATCCGGGAGCGCTGCCCGAGCTGGAGCATCTCAAGCGCCAACTCCGCCTCACGCAGGACGGCCGTGCCTTGCGTGGCCCATTCAGTTCCATGGCCGACACGCAGGCCGGTGAAGGACGCTTTTCGCTTGGGGAAAAGACCATGTGGGTGCAACCGTATGCGGATCATTCCAAAGGTCCCCAACAGGCCCGCTACGAACTGTGGACTCCGCATCCCGTCCCTCACTGGCTGCGCTGGCCGATCTATCTTGGTGCGGCGATTTTCCTCTGGGGAAAAGTGCGCCGGTACTACCACACCCACCCCATCAGCGAAGGCAAGCTGGCTTACCTTGAGGCGTTGCGCGGCATTGCCTGTCTCGTGGTAGTGGTTACCCACTTCGTGGAGCTTTTCTACCAGGAGCTCAATGACCCCGTGGTCCAGGGGAAGGCGTGGTATGACATCGTCTCGCTTCACCGCCATGTGCCATTCGCATCACTCATGAACGCGGGTGCGTTTGCGGTGGACACCTTTTTTGTTCTCAGTGGCTTCGTGCTCTTCCTGCCTTTCGCGGGTCCCGGCCCGGTGGACATGACGCGGGCGAGGGAGGCCTTTCTTCGCAGGCCGGTGCGGTTGTTCGGGGTTCTCGCAGTCGTGATGACTTTTGTCTGGCTGTTGAGGCAAAGCGGTATCTACTTTGCAAACAGCCACGTGCCGCCCCAGCTCACGGCGGGATTCTTTGTGGACCTCTCCATGGCATTCACCACGGCGGTGCAGTACAGCCCGGTGTTCTGGACCATCCGGATCGAGTTGTGGGGTTCCTTCATCATCTACCTCATGGCCATGCTCGTGGGGGGAAGCTGGGCGCGATGGCTTACCTATCCCGTGCTGGCGTGGGTCCTGAGGGATGGTCCGTATGTGAATTTCATCTTCGGCGCCTTGATGGCAGACATGTTCAAGAGCCTTCACCTGCCTACCTCATGGCAGTGGATTCGCAGCATCGCTCCCGCATGTTTCATCCTTGGGCTGTTGATTGGTCTTCAGATGGATCATGGCAATCTGGAACAGGGTTTTGATCACTGGCTGGGAGGTTATCTCCCCTACTTCAATGTGCTGTTCACCACCAGGGGCCCGGGACTTGTGGGAGCCATCTTGCTGGTCTCAGCCCTGCTGCTCTCGCCCTGGCTGCAGCGCTTTTTCACAAAGCGTTCCCTGAATCGACTGGGCCGTCAGTCGTATGCCATCTACGGCGTCCATCAGGTTATCATCTATGCCTTCATGTGCTGGATCTTCCTGTTCCTTGTGCCCATCCATCCTGCCTCCGTCAGGGACATCTGGCCCACGGGCGGATACTATCACCTCGGCGTGCTGATCACGCTTGTCATCTATCTTGTTCTCGTGTGGCTGGCCTCGCTCACGCTTACGGCATTCGTGGACGAGCCCTGCATGAAGCTTGCACAGAAGCTGGCCCGACTGGTGAGTGGGAGCAGGCAGCAGGAGGCGCGCAAGGATCACGCACACGATCCAAAAACGACGCTTACGAGTGTCGTAGCTGCTCCGGAGCGCTGA
- a CDS encoding Gfo/Idh/MocA family oxidoreductase, with product METRRIGIIMNGVTGRMGTNQHLIRSILAIIQQGGLKVNDDLTIMPDPILTGRNEDKLRALAQKHGVAKYTTDLDAALADPSYEIFFDASGTLQRAGFVEKAVKAGKAIYCEKPTAVETAEAIRLAKVCEDAGVKNGVVQDKLWLPGIRKFKVLRDQGFFGKILSVRGEFGYWVFTGLDEDQPAQRPSWNYRKEDGGGIIVDMLCHWRYVVDNLFGEVKSVSCLGATHLPERRDERGKVYPCTSDDACYATFETDTGVVCQFNSSWTVRVRRDDLFTMQVDGTHGSAIVGLRKCWVQAQGTTPRPVWNPDIEQPINFFGGWQEVPDATTYDNAFKIQWELFLKHVVTDAPFRWTLREGAKGVQLAEAGLESWEKRKWIDLPSLD from the coding sequence ATGGAAACTCGCAGAATCGGCATCATCATGAACGGCGTCACGGGACGCATGGGTACGAACCAGCACCTTATCCGCTCCATCCTGGCCATCATCCAGCAGGGTGGTCTGAAGGTGAATGATGACCTCACCATCATGCCGGATCCGATTCTCACCGGTCGCAATGAGGACAAGCTCCGTGCGCTGGCACAGAAGCATGGCGTGGCGAAGTACACCACGGACCTCGATGCCGCGTTGGCAGATCCTTCTTATGAAATCTTTTTCGATGCGTCCGGCACACTGCAGCGTGCGGGCTTCGTGGAGAAGGCAGTGAAAGCCGGCAAAGCCATCTACTGCGAGAAGCCGACTGCCGTGGAGACTGCGGAAGCGATTCGTCTCGCGAAGGTATGCGAAGACGCAGGCGTGAAGAATGGCGTGGTGCAGGACAAGCTCTGGCTGCCGGGCATTCGCAAGTTCAAGGTGCTGCGCGATCAGGGCTTCTTCGGCAAGATTCTCAGTGTGCGCGGTGAGTTCGGCTATTGGGTCTTCACCGGTTTGGATGAAGACCAGCCCGCCCAGCGTCCCTCGTGGAACTATCGCAAGGAAGACGGCGGCGGCATCATCGTGGACATGCTCTGCCACTGGCGATACGTGGTGGATAATCTCTTCGGTGAAGTGAAGTCCGTGAGCTGCCTTGGCGCCACGCACCTGCCGGAGCGTCGGGATGAGCGCGGCAAGGTGTATCCCTGCACCTCGGATGACGCGTGCTACGCCACCTTTGAGACGGACACGGGTGTGGTTTGCCAGTTCAACAGTTCATGGACGGTCCGTGTGCGTCGCGATGACCTTTTCACCATGCAGGTGGATGGCACGCATGGCTCCGCCATCGTGGGTCTGCGCAAGTGTTGGGTGCAGGCTCAAGGCACCACACCCCGCCCCGTATGGAACCCGGATATCGAGCAGCCCATCAACTTCTTCGGAGGCTGGCAGGAAGTGCCGGATGCCACCACGTATGACAACGCCTTCAAGATTCAGTGGGAACTGTTCCTGAAGCATGTGGTCACGGATGCCCCCTTCCGCTGGACGCTGCGAGAGGGCGCCAAGGGCGTGCAGCTCGCTGAGGCTGGCCTTGAATCCTGGGAGAAGCGCAAGTGGATCGACCTGCCCTCCTTGGACTGA
- a CDS encoding DUF4279 domain-containing protein has translation MAAEYNYKYNVSLRIWNAGAFHQRITEVTGLLATDSHLKDTKHYPDGPPDWLWKHDLWELESPLPKSESWENHIQHIWEQIRPHRDFFSTIISGDVVADICLGCMTDCEAPILRVDQGALEIMRQLPLGIAFNYTPL, from the coding sequence ATGGCTGCTGAGTACAATTATAAGTATAATGTGTCGCTTCGTATCTGGAACGCCGGAGCGTTCCACCAGAGGATCACGGAGGTGACTGGCCTGCTAGCTACGGACAGTCACCTCAAAGACACAAAGCATTATCCAGACGGGCCGCCTGACTGGCTGTGGAAGCATGACCTGTGGGAACTGGAATCCCCTTTGCCAAAATCGGAGTCGTGGGAGAACCACATCCAGCACATCTGGGAACAAATCCGCCCTCATAGAGATTTCTTCTCCACCATCATTTCAGGTGACGTGGTGGCCGACATTTGTCTTGGTTGCATGACCGACTGCGAAGCGCCCATTCTCCGCGTTGACCAGGGAGCTTTAGAAATCATGAGACAACTTCCTCTGGGCATCGCATTCAACTACACCCCCCTTTAA
- a CDS encoding sugar phosphate isomerase/epimerase family protein — MKPSTPLPRFCIHTMTTKPWSLEDCAKHYPTVGATGITVWRQHLQGQDPKKAGAMLRDAGLEIVSLCRGGFFPAPSPSRRQAAIEDNMRAIEEAQALGAPLIVLVCGAVPGQPLEESRKQIADGIAAVLPFATKAGVKLAIEPLHPMYADDRSAINTTKQANDVCDALGSPEGLGIAVDVYHVWWDDALEANIKVTAEKERLFAFHVCDWKTPTTDILNDRGLMGEGCIPIRKIKGWVEASGFSGHNEVEIFSTRYWDMDQGEYLKLIAKAYQEHVA, encoded by the coding sequence ATGAAGCCGTCCACACCGCTGCCCCGCTTCTGCATTCACACCATGACGACCAAGCCGTGGTCCCTGGAGGACTGCGCGAAACATTACCCCACGGTGGGAGCCACAGGCATCACCGTGTGGCGCCAGCACCTGCAAGGCCAGGATCCCAAGAAGGCCGGCGCCATGCTGCGCGATGCCGGACTGGAGATCGTGAGCCTGTGTCGTGGTGGCTTCTTTCCCGCGCCGTCCCCATCGCGGAGGCAAGCTGCCATCGAGGATAACATGCGAGCCATTGAGGAAGCGCAGGCACTGGGCGCTCCACTGATTGTGCTGGTCTGCGGCGCCGTCCCCGGTCAGCCGCTGGAGGAGTCGCGCAAGCAAATCGCGGATGGCATCGCCGCCGTGCTGCCCTTCGCTACAAAAGCCGGGGTGAAGCTGGCCATTGAACCGCTGCATCCCATGTACGCGGATGATCGCTCGGCCATCAATACCACGAAGCAGGCAAATGATGTGTGCGATGCGCTCGGCTCCCCTGAAGGACTCGGCATCGCGGTCGATGTCTATCATGTCTGGTGGGATGACGCCCTGGAGGCGAATATCAAAGTCACTGCTGAGAAGGAGCGCCTCTTCGCCTTCCACGTGTGTGACTGGAAGACACCCACCACGGATATCTTGAACGACCGTGGGCTGATGGGTGAAGGCTGCATCCCCATTCGCAAGATCAAGGGCTGGGTGGAAGCCTCAGGCTTCAGCGGGCACAACGAGGTGGAGATCTTCTCCACCCGCTACTGGGACATGGACCAGGGGGAATACCTGAAGCTGATCGCCAAGGCCTACCAGGAGCATGTGGCTTGA
- a CDS encoding AraC family transcriptional regulator produces MKNYRPLLIQDLNLQMPGLKILRLRLNRHLPEARWNEHSHEHDQVLIYLNGRGQQRVEGTLFTAGPGTVIHIPPGKPHAFEQHATRPPLCLVLDVEMGTGRGVSHTCDQLTADQLAETKARLSTLFRHQQIERREMSFRVAAVVLDVLDMALKAIGWLTPVNRFSTSRHFSISKRVERLLESKDGAEVTLEEISKHTGYQHDHLNRLLRTECGLTLGQLRSRTRLKRAVALLAEDLTIQEVGEKIGILDANYFARWFRQQTGVSPSEWKRNPRELGA; encoded by the coding sequence ATGAAGAACTACCGTCCGCTGCTCATTCAGGACCTCAATCTCCAGATGCCGGGACTCAAGATCCTGCGCCTGCGCCTGAACCGGCATCTCCCTGAGGCCCGCTGGAATGAGCACTCGCACGAGCATGACCAGGTGCTCATCTACCTGAATGGTCGCGGCCAGCAACGGGTGGAGGGGACGCTTTTCACCGCAGGGCCCGGTACGGTGATTCACATTCCTCCGGGCAAGCCCCATGCCTTTGAGCAGCATGCTACCCGCCCTCCGCTGTGTCTTGTGCTGGACGTCGAAATGGGCACCGGGCGTGGCGTGTCTCACACCTGTGACCAGCTCACGGCGGATCAACTTGCAGAAACCAAGGCACGTCTCAGCACTCTCTTCCGCCACCAACAGATCGAGCGGCGTGAGATGAGCTTCCGTGTGGCAGCGGTCGTGCTGGACGTACTAGACATGGCACTCAAGGCCATCGGCTGGCTCACCCCAGTGAATCGCTTCAGCACGTCGCGACACTTCTCCATCTCGAAGCGTGTGGAGCGCCTGCTGGAGTCCAAGGACGGCGCGGAAGTGACTCTGGAGGAGATCTCCAAGCACACTGGCTATCAACACGATCACCTCAATCGCCTCCTGCGCACTGAGTGTGGTCTCACCCTGGGACAACTCCGCTCCCGCACGCGCCTGAAGCGCGCCGTGGCCCTGCTGGCCGAGGACCTGACCATTCAGGAAGTGGGTGAGAAGATCGGCATCCTCGACGCGAACTACTTCGCACGCTGGTTCCGCCAACAAACCGGCGTGAGCCCCAGCGAGTGGAAGCGAAATCCTCGCGAGCTGGGGGCGTAG
- a CDS encoding glycosyltransferase gives MHHITSSNCDTTGNSLPDAVRQLRRDVLWAASREKQVTTHVDLQSDAFDHEVRGFHLLEALPDGRCFRWMSSYADFLLKVSAPSLAIEIRSGVAKNELTVLIQGNEVKSLPLTFDWQSAEIDLLPYAGREVRVELRTSCVVAAPGDPRELSVQVARLTTGGQGSIRAVDDDGVAKQKSPQQRAGWCHPPLPELPTFSREVFERVSTASAPGSPAPSSVLLAVKFFRPFDPTSEEMLSMASLLRQSGLRVHLVAEQVHESFLPHISSVEKIATQVREENSILILHHGTSWDYGKRLMQHSRARIKMLRYHNVSKSETFLKYPAGYLEPTIAGRFETTDLIPHATHLTAPAFSALGDLLACGAPPEKLLHLPFLHDLEKLDGEQSGAVPAELRNSRASLKMLVLGRQLPSKGLHHCLLALAHYRRIYGDGISMHFVGSRNALHGRYIQELELLVEEHALAGMVTFTSEVNRTGVASWLRHCDALLTMSESEAACIPIFEAGWFGKPILGYQCGGKTEHAGPGQLLFESLDPALHAEAWHRLVQEPELRTTLGALARQHVRQHFSTAKIHARFLEVIRLMSTERA, from the coding sequence ATGCACCACATCACAAGTAGCAACTGCGACACGACCGGCAACAGCCTTCCGGATGCTGTGCGGCAGTTGCGCCGTGATGTTCTGTGGGCCGCCAGCCGTGAGAAGCAAGTGACCACGCACGTGGATCTGCAGTCCGATGCCTTCGATCACGAGGTGAGGGGATTTCATCTGCTGGAAGCACTGCCGGATGGAAGGTGCTTCCGCTGGATGAGCTCATACGCGGACTTCCTGCTCAAGGTGAGCGCACCTTCGCTCGCCATCGAAATCCGTAGCGGTGTGGCAAAAAATGAGCTCACCGTGCTCATCCAGGGCAACGAGGTGAAGTCGCTGCCGCTTACCTTTGATTGGCAGTCCGCTGAAATCGATCTCCTGCCCTATGCGGGCAGGGAAGTCCGGGTGGAACTGCGCACCAGCTGCGTGGTGGCGGCTCCTGGTGACCCTCGCGAGCTTTCTGTCCAGGTCGCCCGGCTCACCACGGGAGGGCAGGGGAGTATTCGCGCGGTAGACGACGATGGAGTAGCGAAGCAGAAAAGCCCCCAGCAGAGAGCAGGCTGGTGTCATCCTCCGCTTCCGGAACTGCCGACCTTTTCCCGTGAGGTGTTCGAGCGTGTAAGCACTGCATCCGCTCCTGGATCGCCTGCGCCTTCTTCGGTGCTGCTGGCCGTGAAGTTCTTCCGTCCCTTCGACCCAACCAGTGAAGAGATGCTTTCCATGGCCTCGCTGCTGCGGCAATCCGGCCTGCGAGTACACTTGGTCGCTGAGCAGGTGCACGAGTCCTTTCTCCCTCACATTTCTTCCGTGGAGAAAATCGCAACGCAGGTACGCGAGGAGAACAGCATTCTCATTCTCCACCACGGCACTTCGTGGGACTACGGGAAGCGGCTCATGCAGCACAGCCGGGCACGGATCAAGATGCTCCGGTACCACAATGTCTCGAAGTCAGAGACGTTCTTAAAATATCCGGCCGGCTATCTTGAGCCGACCATTGCAGGCCGTTTCGAGACGACAGATCTCATCCCGCACGCCACCCATCTCACCGCACCCGCGTTTTCAGCTCTGGGAGATCTGCTCGCCTGTGGTGCGCCTCCGGAGAAGCTACTGCACTTGCCGTTTCTTCATGATTTGGAGAAACTTGATGGAGAGCAATCGGGAGCCGTTCCCGCGGAACTGCGCAACAGCCGTGCATCCCTGAAGATGCTGGTGCTGGGTCGTCAGCTACCCTCCAAGGGGCTGCATCATTGCCTGCTGGCTCTCGCGCACTACCGCCGCATTTACGGTGATGGTATCAGCATGCATTTCGTGGGATCGCGGAATGCGCTGCATGGCCGCTACATCCAGGAGTTGGAACTGCTGGTGGAGGAGCACGCTCTCGCAGGCATGGTGACCTTCACTTCAGAAGTGAACCGCACCGGGGTGGCATCGTGGCTGCGGCACTGCGACGCCTTGCTCACCATGAGCGAGTCCGAAGCGGCGTGCATTCCCATCTTTGAGGCAGGCTGGTTCGGCAAGCCCATCCTGGGATATCAGTGCGGCGGCAAGACGGAGCACGCCGGACCGGGGCAGCTTCTGTTTGAGTCGCTCGATCCCGCGCTTCACGCGGAAGCATGGCACAGACTGGTCCAGGAGCCGGAGTTGCGCACCACACTCGGCGCCCTCGCAAGACAACACGTCCGTCAGCACTTCAGCACCGCGAAGATTCACGCGCGCTTCCTGGAAGTGATCCGACTGATGTCGACGGAGAGAGCCTAG
- a CDS encoding FadR/GntR family transcriptional regulator, which yields MKKPKPVEYQPLSRQVLRSLLENISSRGLGPEDKLPTERELAHDLRVGRNTVREALKSLEMIGALERRPKRGSVIQAVDLSLLGEVTQALWLRTDEDAIEMYEARRTIELGVLRLAAANATDEDFQRMEEANAQMEHDHAQGFAPTESDAAFHQALLGASHNRFLIQFGRLLEEFFRDVRQRYRHDAAVAKRTLDEHRQIVTALRRGHVAQAERIMEGHLDPHRKPPMSERTSNKAAARPKRASAVAKKAPRTRTAPKR from the coding sequence ATGAAGAAGCCCAAGCCTGTGGAGTATCAACCTCTGAGCCGTCAGGTGCTGCGCAGCCTGCTGGAGAACATCTCCTCGCGAGGCCTCGGCCCCGAGGACAAGCTCCCCACGGAGCGTGAGCTGGCGCATGACCTCCGCGTAGGTCGCAACACGGTGCGTGAGGCACTGAAGTCTCTGGAGATGATTGGCGCCCTGGAGCGTCGACCGAAGCGTGGCTCCGTCATCCAGGCGGTGGATCTCTCCCTGCTGGGGGAAGTGACCCAGGCCCTGTGGCTGCGCACGGATGAGGATGCCATCGAGATGTACGAGGCGCGGCGTACCATCGAACTGGGGGTGCTGCGCCTCGCCGCAGCGAATGCCACGGATGAAGATTTCCAACGGATGGAAGAGGCGAATGCGCAGATGGAGCATGACCATGCGCAGGGATTCGCACCCACCGAGAGTGACGCGGCCTTTCATCAGGCACTGCTGGGAGCCAGTCACAATCGCTTTCTCATCCAGTTCGGCAGGCTGCTGGAGGAGTTCTTCCGCGATGTGCGCCAGCGCTACCGGCATGATGCGGCCGTGGCGAAGCGCACACTTGATGAGCACCGGCAGATCGTGACTGCACTGCGCCGGGGACATGTGGCGCAGGCGGAGCGGATCATGGAGGGGCATCTGGATCCCCACCGCAAACCGCCGATGTCAGAACGAACGTCCAATAAAGCCGCAGCCAGGCCCAAGCGTGCGAGCGCTGTTGCCAAGAAGGCACCACGAACACGTACGGCCCCGAAACGATAG